From the genome of Thermoanaerobaculia bacterium:
CTAAAGCGTCCCGGCAAGCCCGGTCCGCCTGGAGCGAGCTCGCCGGGGCTTTTTTCCGAGAACATCCGCCCCACTTGACGGTGCAATTGATCGATCCTAAAATACTTACTTCCGACTACGATCTCGAATTTCGGGATTACCTCCACGACCTGCGCATCGCCTCGGTCGTCGTCGCGACGAAAGCCGACCGGTTGAGTCAGTCGGACCGGTCCCGATCCCGAAAGCAGATCGAGAAAGATTTCGGCCCGCTCCTCTTCGTCTCCGCCAAAACCGGTGAAGGGATCGAGATCTTGAAAAAGCGGATTCGACAAGCGCTCGCCGAACGCGGGCGAGAATGAGGAAGGAATGGCAAGGCGTTCAAAGAACGGTACGGAATCCCCGGTCGACACTCTGGAGCCTCCGGTGATGCCGGAGGAGCCGCCCGCGGAAGAAGGCGCCGCGGGAGAGCCCGAGGCGGGTGACACCCTCGACATCCGAAGTCTTCACGAGATGAACATGGCGCAGCTGACGAAGATCGCGCGCGATCTCGAAGTCGAGAACCCGGCCGGCATGCGCAAGCAGGACCTGATCTTCAAGATCCTGCAGGTGCAGACGGAGCGCAAGGGGCTGATCTTCTCCGAGGGCGTGCTCGAGTGCCTCCCGGACGGATTCGGGTTCCTGCGCGCGCCCGAGTACAACTATCTGCCCGGACCGGACGACATCTACGTCTCCCCCTCGCAGATCCGCAAGTTCGACCTGCGCACCGGCGACACCGTCTCCGGACAGATCCGGCCGCCGAAGGAAGGGGAGCGCTACTTCGCCCTGA
Proteins encoded in this window:
- the yihA gene encoding ribosome biogenesis GTP-binding protein YihA/YsxC; the protein is MEASTIKTAQNLENRAGALLAAVHRPEDWPNRLAPAIAFGGRSNVGKSTLLNRLIGVSAARTSKSPGRTQGIYLYDSGEGWVAADLPGFGFAKASRQARSAWSELAGAFFREHPPHLTVQLIDPKILTSDYDLEFRDYLHDLRIASVVVATKADRLSQSDRSRSRKQIEKDFGPLLFVSAKTGEGIEILKKRIRQALAERGRE